A window from Garra rufa chromosome 14, GarRuf1.0, whole genome shotgun sequence encodes these proteins:
- the irs1 gene encoding insulin receptor substrate 1-B: MASPTTEQGCFSDVKKVGYLRKPKSMHKRFFVLRVASASGPSRLEYYENEKKWRHKSGAPKRSIPLESCFNINKRADSKNKHLVALYTKDEYFAIAADSELEQESWYQSLVDLHNRGKVHETAAGRGDGEDNYGEATPGPAFKEVWQVILKPKGLGHTKNLIGVYRLCLTNKTISFVKLNSDAAAVVLQLMNIRRCGHSENFFFIEVGRSAVTGPGEFWMQVDDSVVAQNMHETILEAMKAMSEEFRPRSKSQSSSNCSNPISVPVRRHHHNNPPPSQVGLGRRSRAESVTATSPVRPGKHSHSFRVRASSDGEGTMSRPASVDGSPSSPSTARPQSQRHRGGSRLHPPLNHSRSIPTPTSRCSPSAISPVSLSSSSTSGHGSTSDCLCPRRSSASISGSPSDGGFISSDEYGSSPCDFRSSFRSVTPDSLGHTPPAREEEINNYICMAKPGSLQSRRGTPSRLEEPELEKCFRKRTHSSGASPPTPCHQKTPSQSSANSLEEYTVMMPTYPRSRSASSSSSTYRHSFMPTHSYPEEGIDASQAKDHSRPDHKDDGYMPMQPGVASATPTAKSGDYMPMSPKSVSAPQQIINPRQHSHVDSNGYMMMSPSGSCSPDGTTNYGKIWTNGVNPKLSVESMEGKVSSCGDYINMSPASCSTTSTPPDCFFNPVEDPPRPMYAYFSLPRSFKHANRKQDQSPLRISLGSSRLAYADSSSSSASSDSLGGQGNSQQSAVKPKRSEGNGRLTRPTRLSLDASKASTLPRTRESPFPTEPKSPGEYVNIEFNDKAFSASLASLFPPVFSGSDAEATSDLSSSEYMNMQLGSQAGGLCPKMQISASCSDYAIITPSNAVSSPPLPCESICDRDYISMQLASCTSFPDTQMMLMTEALPDADAPSCSDVTPLSSAPGRPALIGPLSGLSAFTRVNSNSGRNQGAKVIRADPQGRRRHSSETFASTATRGSVDTSATCQSGEVKRHSSASFENVWLRPGEASAASTAPPASTVTNGQMETASGPIPTLTNHDQNGLNYIDLDLVQNGEQHVPDWNGFQSRPVELGAVEGIEELRAYASINFQKSDETRGNLTSREE, translated from the coding sequence aTGGCAAGCCCGACCACAGAGCAAGGATGTTTTTCCGACGTGAAAAAGGTGGGTTATTTAAGGAAACCCAAAAGCATGCACAAAAGGTTTTTTGTACTGAGGGTGGCGAGCGCCTCTGGACCATCCCGTTTGGAGTACTACGAAAACGAGAAGAAGTGGAGACACAAGTCTGGAGCGCCGAAAAGATCCATTCCGCTGGAGAGCTGCTTTAATATCAACAAAAGAGCGGATTCTAAAAACAAACATCTCGTCGCACTTTATACCAAGGATGAGTACTTCGCCATCGCTGCTGACAGCGAGCTAGAGCAGGAGTCATGGTATCAATCTCTGGTTGATCTTCATAACAGAGGTAAGGTCCACGAAACTGCCGCGGGCCGCGGAGATGGAGAGGATAATTACGGCGAGGCCACGCCAGGACCTGCCTTCAAAGAAGTTTGGCAAGTTATTTTGAAACCAAAGGGTCTGGGTCACACAAAGAACTTGATTGGCGTTTACAGATTATGCCTCACCAATAAGACTATCAGTTTTGTGAAACTCAATTCTGATGCGGCCGCTGTGGTGCTGCAGTTAATGAATATTAGGAGATGTGGTCACTCTGAAAATTTCTTCTTTATTGAAGTAGGGAGATCTGCTGTGACCGGGCCTGGGGAGTTTTGGATGCAGGTGGATGACTCGGTTGTGGCTCAGAACATGCATGAAACTATATTAGAAGCCATGAAAGCCATGAGTGAGGAGTTCAGACCCCGCAGCAAAAGTCAGTCATCTTCCAACTGCTCAAACCCCATCTCAGTGCCAGTCAGGAGGCATCATCACAACAATCCTCCACCCAGTCAAGTTGGCCTAGGCAGGCGCTCTCGGGCTGAGAGCGTGACGGCCACTTCTCCTGTTAGACCTGGCAAACACAGCCATTCGTTTAGAGTGAGAGCGTCCAGTGATGGAGAGGGCACCATGTCCAGACCGGCATCTGTGGATGGGAGCCCAAGCAGTCCGAGCACAGCCCGACCTCAATCACAACGACACAGGGGTGGATCCAGACTTCACCCGCCACTCAATCACAGCAGATCAATCCCCACTCCCACCTCACGGTGCTCCCCCTCAGCCATCAGCCCCGTCAGCCTGTCTTCCAGCAGCACTAGTGGCCATGGATCCACGTCCGACTGCCTCTGTCCACGCCGCTCTAGCGCCTCTATATCTGGATCGCCCAGTGACGGCGGATTCATCTCCTCGGATGAATACGGATCCAGCCCCTGCGACTTTCGGAGCTCCTTCCGTAGCGTGACTCCTGACTCGCTCGGCCACACGCCACCCGCCAGGGAGGAGGAGATTAACAATTACATCTGTATGGCCAAGCCTGGTTCACTCCAATCGCGAAGGGGAACGCCATCGAGACTGGAGGAACCCGAGCTTGAGAAATGCTTTCGTAAGCGAACGCATTCTTCTGGAGCATCGCCGCCAACTCCGTGCCATCAAAAGACTCCCTCGCAATCTTCCGCTAATTCGCTAGAGGAATACACTGTGATGATGCCCACATACCCACGAAGCCGTTCGGCATCGTCATCGTCGTCAACATACAGGCACTCGTTTATGCCTACGCATTCATACCCAGAGGAAGGTATCGATGCTTCACAAGCTAAAGACCACAGTAGACCAGATCACAAAGATGACGGATACATGCCCATGCAGCCAGGTGTTGCGTCTGCGACGCCAACAGCGAAAAGCGGTGACTACATGCCCATGAGTCCAAAAAGTGTATCAGCACCACAGCAAATTATCAACCCCCGGCAACACTCGCATGTCGACTCCAATGGTTACATGATGATGTCACCAAGTGGCAGCTGCTCTCCAGATGGCACAACAAACTATGGCAAGATCTGGACTAATGGCGTCAACCCTAAGCTCTCCGTGGAGAGCATGGAAGGGAAAGTGTCATCTTGTGGAGACTACATAAACATGTCTCCAGCTAGTTGTTCAACAACCAGTACGCCTCCAGACTGCTTTTTCAACCCTGTTGAAGATCCTCCCAGGCCAATGTACGCTTACTTCTCTTTACCGCGTTCTTTCAAACACGCCAACAGGAAGCAAGACCAAAGCCCTCTTCGGATATCACTGGGCTCGAGTCGATTGGCGTACGCAGACTCTTCGTCGTCTTCTGCGAGCAGCGACAGCTTGGGTGGTCAGGGCAATTCGCAGCAGTCTGCTGTCAAACCTAAAAGGTCAGAGGGCAACGGGAGGCTGACACGTCCAACACGCCTCTCGCTGGATGCTAGCAAAGCTAGTACTCTTCCACGAACACGTGAGAGTCCCTTCCCCACAGAGCCCAAAAGTCCTGGGGAGTATGTCAACATTGAATTTAACGACAAGGCGTTTTCGGCGAGCTTAGCGTCGCTGTTCCCACCTGTGTTTTCTGGAAGTGATGCTGAGGCCACATCAGATCTTTCATCGTCTGAATACATGAACATGCAGCTTGGGTCGCAGGCTGGTGGGCTCTGCCCAAAAATGCAAATATCCGCTTCCTGTTCAGACTATGCCATAATCACTCCATCAAACGCTGTATCCTCTCCTCCGCTGCCGTGTGAGAGCATATGTGACCGTGACTACATCAGCATGCAGTTAGCATCCTGCACTAGCTTTCCTGATACTCAAATGATGCTGATGACCGAGGCCTTGCCGGATGCAGATGCCCCTTCTTGTTCTGATGTAACGCCGTTAAGTAGTGCGCCTGGAAGACCGGCTCTAATCGGCCCCTTGTCAGGACTTAGTGCATTCACACGGGTCAACTCCAATTCTGGGCGGAATCAGGGGGCTAAAGTAATCCGGGCTGACCCCCAGGGTCGACGACGACATAGTTCGGAAACTTTTGCTTCGACGGCGACCAGAGGGTCGGTTGACACATCAGCCACCTGCCAGTCAGGTGAGGTGAAGCGCCACAGCTCCGCCTCTTTCGAGAATGTGTGGTTGAGACCCGGCGAGGCCTCTGCTGCTTCTACCGCTCCACCTGCATCTACAGTAACCAACGGACAAATGGAAACCGCTTCGGGCCCAATTCCCACATTAACCAACCATGACCAGAACGGCCTGAACTACATTGATCTGGATCTAGTGCAGAATGGAGAGCAGCATGTTCCAGATTGGAATGGGTTCCAGTCTCGGCCAGTGGAGCTGGGAGCCGTGGAAGGTATAGAAGAGCTCCGTGCCTACGCCAGTATAAACTTCCAGAAATCAGACGAGACCAGAGGGAATCTCACGAGCAGAGAAG